The genomic window TAGTTATAAACTTAAACAGTTTTTACATCTTCCACTATTTCAATCCAAGTTTATATTGCTTCATTGACAATAAGATATGTTTAAATGATAGTAAAACTACCTGCGTTTTAAAAAGGCAAAAGACTATTTTTAAAGATTCAACGAAATACCAAAATTAATAACCGAAGAACGGTCGTCAGGGATATCTGAAGAAAAGTTAGTAAACGTATAGTTGTATAAAGCGGACAGACTGATCGTCTTCGAAATAGGCAGTTCGGACTTAAACTGACCTAAAATACGGTGATTGCTAAAGTCGCGGTATAAAGGCTGAAAATATAAGGTTCCGGTAAAACTTAGGTCAAAACGTTTTAAGGTTTGATTGATAGAGAGATAGGTGCTATTACGGTGATTATAGAATTTTTCTTCAATAGAATTTAGTTTTTCAACTTCGTACATATACGAATTGCCTATATACATATGCGTACGGTCTTTTTTTACAAATTCGTAACGCAATCCGGTGCCTAAAAGGCTTCGCTGTTCTATGGTAAGTTGGGTGTTATTCTGATACTGGATAAAAAGTTCATACCATAAAGAAGTAGCTATTTTTTGGTTAAACCGGGAATGTAAAAACAGCGAATTCTGAAAATCTTTTTCTTGAGCCCGAATCAAATTGTAATCAGATATCAAAAAGTATATAGAGTTGAAGTCCTTAGATTTGACCTGTGTGGCTATATTCCAGTTCAATTGAAGGATATAGTTATTATTATTCTCTGTATAATTAGCCAAAATGTCACTTTTTAATACAAACCGAATGGTATCCGTTTGCATTCTTTTGGACTCTACATTTACCAACTGTGCACTTATCTTTAAGCTATAGAGCAAACATGCGATAAGTATGTAAACTATCTTAAAATTCATATAGAAAAATGGCAAAGGTAATTGAACCTAAATTTTATTATGATCTCTTGTGCTAAAAGATGTGTCACAAACTTTACCTTCTTGTTTTTCTGCCTTTGAAGAATAGCTTAAGAATTAAGTATACCTATTTAATTTTAACTTTTAAAGTTTTAAAAGAACTTGCTTATGGTTTTTTAGCAACCTGATCTTAGATTTATAGTAATAACGATCAGTATTTACCGTATTCAGTCTAAAAGATTGTTAGGATTAGGTGTAATTGCGTTATTAGAGAAATAATAAAAATGATAGTATCGCGTATGATTTTAATTCAATGAACTACTTTTTATTTTTCTTAGGGTTACTAATATCTTTGTTTGTAGTGTACGACATGGTGTATACTATTCTATCACCAAAAGGTGCAGGATTTATTGCAGATTATACCTCTCGTAAACTTTGGCGTATGATCTTAATAAGTACCGGGAGCAATGCAAAGAAAAAAGCGCTTACCTTCGCTGGCCCTTGTATTATTTTACTTATCGTTTTGTTGTGGGTACACCTGCTTTGGTTAGGTAATACCTTGATTGTCTATGCGTGTCCGGAAGCTATATTTTCTTCTCAAAAAGATCAGTATGTCACCGGGTTTTTTGAAAGTACTTATTTTGTAGGCTATGTACTATCTTCTATGGGGAATGGAGATTATACTCCGGGGAGTGATGCATGGATGTGGTATACCGGATTTATATCTTTTACCGGGGTCATTTTTATAAGTCTGGGAATATCCTTTCTACTTCCGATTATTGAAGCAGTTACCTTAAAACAGAAGGTAAGCCTTCAAATCTTTATGCTGGGTCAAAATCCTAAGGAGATTCTTGACGCTTATAAAGGTAATGACTGCACCTATTTAATTTCCGAATTAAAAGAATTGGAACCCGCAGTTATAAAATTGGGTCAATATCATTTGGCATATCCGGTTATCCATTATTTTCATTCTACTCATACTTTTGAATCACTACCTTTTAACCTGGTAGTGCTTGATGAAGTAGTGACCATGTTGCTTTCTAATACGGATCTGTTATCTGCAAAAGATGTATTTCGTCTAAAAAAAGTGCGTAAAGCAATGACCTACTATCTTTCAACATTAAATAATGCTTTTATTCGTCCAGGAGATGACGAACCTGTAAGACCCAATAAAGGTAGCCTGACTGAAGAAGTGGTAGCTGACCTGGATACGGATTACTACCATCAGGAAACTAATATATACCGAAGAAAGATTCTACTAGCTTACCTGCAAAACGATGGTTGGACTTGGAAAGATATGATGTTTAATCAGGAAGAAATCGAATTAAGAGTAAAACAAAGTTCTTAAACTATTTTAGGTGGGATGTTTGTGAATTATACTTTTCCAATATGAAAAATTATATGATAAAACAAGACGTAAATAAATTAAAAGCATCCTTCTGAAAGATTTATATCAAAAGGATGCTTCTTATAGCTTACAGCTGACTTAACCTATGTTAAACCGCAATTTTTTCAGCGGACGGCATTCGGTCCCAATTACGGTGTTGTGCAATCGCTTTACAAAAGGCTTCGCTGTCTTTATTGATAAAAATAGCTTTATCTTTACTTACATCTTGTTCCTTTAAATCAGCTAGTAACTGCTCTCCTTCGTTTGCTACGGCAATGGCTTTACAATGTTTATACGCTTCTTTTACAAATTTGCTGAATTTTGCTTTAGACAATAAAGTCTCAACGGATTTTTTACCTCCGGGAATAAAAACCGCATCAAACAATACGCTTTCCGTCGTCATAATTGCAGCGTTTACTTCGTGTTCCATATTTTGGTCGCAAGTAACCGTGCCCCCGTGCGGTGCTATTATTTTTATGAGTCCTCCCTGATCTTTTACCGTTTTTTCTACCTTTTCAAAATCAGACATGCTAAAACCATCCGCCACTAATACAGCTACCTGTCGGGTCTCTATGGTATCGAAAACCGTATGATCTTGGCTTAACTTTTTAGAAGCTTCCAAATATACTTTCTTTTCTTTAGGTTGGTGTTTTGATACCTCTGCATCTGCTCCGATGGCCTGATTTAAAGGTTTTTCAACCGTATCTGGTATGTCCATTCCCAGGTTATCTGCTACTTTAGCCGCCATATCCTTATCAATCTTACTGATAATATAAAGCATTCGGCTTTTAATAGCCTGGATTTCACATTTGCCTAGTTCAAAAGAATAAGCACTAATTACATGTTCTTTTTCCCAGGGAGCCAAACTACGATAGAACAAGGCAGGTTGGGAGAAATGATCGGCAAAACTCTCACTACGATTACGTATTTTATGCGCATCTATTTTTTCTTGATAGGATTCAAACCCGCCATCTTCGACTTTACTAAGATATGGACATCCGCCCCCGATGGTATTAGGGAAATAAGCCGTTCTTCCTTTATGAATCTCCATTTGCATATGCCCGTCACGTTGATTATTGTATACAGGTGCGACCGGACGATTTATTGGGATTTGATGAAAATTATGACTTCCTAACCGGGATAATTGTGTGTCCCGGTAAGAAAACAAACGGCCTTGTAGCAAAGGATCGTT from Aquimarina sp. ERC-38 includes these protein-coding regions:
- a CDS encoding DUF481 domain-containing protein, whose translation is MNFKIVYILIACLLYSLKISAQLVNVESKRMQTDTIRFVLKSDILANYTENNNNYILQLNWNIATQVKSKDFNSIYFLISDYNLIRAQEKDFQNSLFLHSRFNQKIATSLWYELFIQYQNNTQLTIEQRSLLGTGLRYEFVKKDRTHMYIGNSYMYEVEKLNSIEEKFYNHRNSTYLSINQTLKRFDLSFTGTLYFQPLYRDFSNHRILGQFKSELPISKTISLSALYNYTFTNFSSDIPDDRSSVINFGISLNL
- a CDS encoding potassium channel family protein, translated to MNYFLFFLGLLISLFVVYDMVYTILSPKGAGFIADYTSRKLWRMILISTGSNAKKKALTFAGPCIILLIVLLWVHLLWLGNTLIVYACPEAIFSSQKDQYVTGFFESTYFVGYVLSSMGNGDYTPGSDAWMWYTGFISFTGVIFISLGISFLLPIIEAVTLKQKVSLQIFMLGQNPKEILDAYKGNDCTYLISELKELEPAVIKLGQYHLAYPVIHYFHSTHTFESLPFNLVVLDEVVTMLLSNTDLLSAKDVFRLKKVRKAMTYYLSTLNNAFIRPGDDEPVRPNKGSLTEEVVADLDTDYYHQETNIYRRKILLAYLQNDGWTWKDMMFNQEEIELRVKQSS
- a CDS encoding catalase, giving the protein MDKDVKNPNDSEKSKQLENYEIDYTDKPLTTRQGLKVNDTNNSLKAGERGPTLLEDFLLREKIHNFDHERIPERIVHARGSAAHGYFELYKSIEQYSKAGIFTDTSRKTPVFTRFSTVAGSKGSTDLARDVRGFAVKFYTEEGNWDLVGNNMPVFFIQDAMKFPDLIHSVKPEPHREIPQAASAHDTFYDFVSLTTETMHNHIWVMSDRGLPRSYRMMEGFGIHTFRLINKEGKAHFVKFHWKPKLGVHSVTWDEAVKISGADSDFHRRDLWNAIDTGSYPEWELGIQVVAEEDEHKFDFDLLDATKLIPEEMVPVEIIGKMVLNRNPENFFAETEQVAFLPGNIVPGIDFTNDPLLQGRLFSYRDTQLSRLGSHNFHQIPINRPVAPVYNNQRDGHMQMEIHKGRTAYFPNTIGGGCPYLSKVEDGGFESYQEKIDAHKIRNRSESFADHFSQPALFYRSLAPWEKEHVISAYSFELGKCEIQAIKSRMLYIISKIDKDMAAKVADNLGMDIPDTVEKPLNQAIGADAEVSKHQPKEKKVYLEASKKLSQDHTVFDTIETRQVAVLVADGFSMSDFEKVEKTVKDQGGLIKIIAPHGGTVTCDQNMEHEVNAAIMTTESVLFDAVFIPGGKKSVETLLSKAKFSKFVKEAYKHCKAIAVANEGEQLLADLKEQDVSKDKAIFINKDSEAFCKAIAQHRNWDRMPSAEKIAV